In one Pseudarthrobacter sp. NBSH8 genomic region, the following are encoded:
- a CDS encoding LysR family transcriptional regulator, producing the protein MPKFTFRQLEYFRTIAMNGSISAASEQDHVSRSALAAAMDELERSLECQLFVRHKSQGMVLTPAGEQVLGMAHDLLNAASDLETTARGGNLNGNLAFGCFTSLGPTLIPRLFDYFRQQHPGVTLRSYTEPLDKLLDLLRTGEIEMAVSYNLDADPILQTEPLYNARLHAILPVSHPLASADVVDAATLAAEPLILLDTPPSPEFVRSYFAVQGLTPNIQHRFKNFEVIRSLVARGVGYSLVIQRPAIDLSYEGLELVARPLNPRPREETVSCAWPSNRKLSPNARAALDGLRAVARPVHSLDPYSP; encoded by the coding sequence ATGCCGAAGTTCACATTCAGGCAGCTCGAGTATTTTCGGACTATCGCGATGAACGGCAGCATCAGCGCCGCCTCTGAGCAGGATCATGTGTCTCGTTCGGCGCTGGCCGCTGCCATGGACGAGCTGGAGCGGTCCCTCGAGTGCCAACTATTCGTCCGGCACAAATCACAAGGCATGGTGCTGACGCCGGCTGGCGAACAGGTGCTGGGCATGGCCCATGATTTGCTCAATGCCGCTTCTGACTTGGAAACAACCGCCCGTGGAGGGAACCTAAACGGCAATCTTGCCTTTGGATGCTTCACCTCACTAGGCCCAACACTGATTCCGCGGCTCTTCGACTACTTTCGGCAGCAACACCCCGGCGTCACTCTGCGTTCCTACACCGAGCCACTCGATAAGCTCCTGGATCTCTTACGCACGGGCGAGATCGAGATGGCGGTCAGCTACAACCTCGACGCCGACCCCATTCTGCAGACCGAGCCCCTCTACAACGCCCGGCTTCACGCCATATTGCCTGTCTCGCACCCCCTTGCATCGGCGGATGTTGTCGATGCCGCCACGCTTGCGGCCGAACCACTTATCCTCCTAGATACACCGCCGAGCCCGGAGTTCGTTCGCAGCTACTTCGCCGTCCAAGGACTCACTCCTAACATTCAGCACCGCTTCAAGAACTTCGAGGTCATCCGCTCCCTCGTTGCCCGCGGCGTAGGATATTCCTTAGTCATCCAGCGACCGGCAATAGACCTGTCCTACGAGGGACTCGAATTGGTTGCCCGTCCGCTAAATCCTCGACCACGAGAAGAAACTGTCTCCTGTGCGTGGCCGTCGAACAGAAAACTCTCACCAAACGCACGGGCCGCCCTTGACGGACTGCGTGCGGTCGCACGTCCTGTCCATAGCTTGGACCCCTACAGCCCCTAG